From Anopheles darlingi chromosome 2, idAnoDarlMG_H_01, whole genome shotgun sequence, the proteins below share one genomic window:
- the LOC125948988 gene encoding uncharacterized protein LOC125948988 isoform X23 has translation MGLNKRDKQDKLKSQSLLDSERSSHDGGGGSSSTTRTVVVDHGTIVVPIETVVSTVSSTSKQSASSKSSSSKQQQILHSSTTDAGSIAESVHLSTEKSFGALDGAVAPVGASKLAEQKFSTVSSVRSAAQKSKQIDNIIEKIHHIASDTISTTEQITTAAPPSAASFTHGTKDVTQKKTVLLGDSGAQQSGSSGVAGGDTVSQQQVITTVVPSKIEFTTVAFEGSAHNSSNISSSSSHTSNIVSGSSSSNTSAINQQTRSHGAVRSERMMSESSATQQQQSESRSSKSEHSSSTVQSSSSSSSTMKSSSSKKSHSEAHSKSLVSGETAHSSLRSQKHLIDGADVQNGGTVLGVSSTITTAPDHSTYDQQSFHTIGADGSRKQVDSQSYSMAKSQAPTTKILHDAAGNQITSTSASYQSAQGHSTSSFQTSGTHDHKALDSKLHQAINTSSAISSSHRDERVSSTSTSSAVNSSSSSSDKRFSVIDSTTLENYSTKAEQDSSSAQHSSMLMKNASAHTVASLSSAHDSLDSTIQSTQLVTESSQMADHRQQHLESSKTIESASHYEQMDESSSSRRKTSEFREQRESNAAILKRKIYDESGRRLNLIDEKIVPKDIVTADLQDDVTNVTKTSFEAKLFNPTLKRWELVDQKTILEKDITTEIPVEIVKELEVERPELANITTTIQLTKVYDAKTKQWKTVDQKKHIDVVEKITYLEENSGRSELNESEHSKNLRSMDMVDRVTIKEVQDLSEEKRQQLNKSKKRVDERTTQEQCICEICTCGRHNCFNCGSGTVSTQTKSSKYISSSNSENFYHQENFTSELNEESSTIRRGTWTKEDAEQHQTNRRESYTIEHSSTENDVSGRRLTWTKDDFEAVDISKIKGERPKPIRHEDNLKPEGQFYAPERQGYTPGERVRPIKHDDNLRPEGAFSAPEKPEYRSGERPKPVRPQDNLKPEGEFERPQKPSVGKPERSQPVRHDDNLRPEGDFERPEKSPFRPAERPKQVRPDDNLRPEGDFERPEKSSFRPAERPKQIKPEDNLRPEGDFQTPQRPEYRSGERPKPIRHDDNLRPEGDFERPEKSPFRPAERPKQVRPDDNLRPEGDFERPEKSPFRPAERPKQVRPEDNLRPEGEFTSPEKPQYRPAERPKQIKPEDNLRPEGDFQTPERPEYRSGERPKPIRHDDNLRPEGDFERPEKSPFRPAERPKQVRPEDNLRPEGDFDKPQKPEYRSAERPKQVRPQDNLKPEGDFERPQPTVVGKAERAQIIRHEDNLYMEGNFERTEKTVFIAGERPKPIRPDDNLRPEGDFERPEKSPFRPAERPKQVRPEDNLRPEGEFTSPEKPQYRPAERPKQIKPEDNLRPEGDFQTPERPEYRSGERPKPIRPDDNLRPEGDFERPEKSPFRPAERPKQVRPDDNLRPEGDFERPEKSPFRPAERPKQVRPEDNLRPEGEFTSPEKPQYRPAERPKQIKPEDNLRPEGDFQTPERPEYRSGERPKPIRPDDNLRPEGDFERPEKSPFRPAERPKQVRPDDNLRPEGDFERPEKSPFRPAERPKQVRPEDNLRPEGEFTSPEKPQYRPAERPKQIKPEDNLRPEGDFQTPERPEYRSGERPKPIRHDDNLRPEGDFERPEKSPFRPAERPKQVRPDDNLRPEGDFERPEKSPFRPAERPKQVRPEDNLRPEGDFDKPQKPEYRSAERPKQVRPQDNLKPEGDFERPQPTVVGKAERAQIIRHEDNLYMEGNFERTEKTVFIAGERPKPIRPDDNLRPEGDFERPEKSPFRPAERPKQVRPEDNLRPEGEFTSPEKPQYRPAERPKQIKPEDNLRPEGDFQTPERPEYRSGERPKPIRHDDNLRPEGDFERPEKSPFRPAERPKQVRPDDNLRPEGDFERPEKSPFRPAERPKQVRPEDNLRPEGDFDKPQKPEYRSAERPKQVRPQDNLKPEGDFERPQPTVVGKAERAQIIRHEDNLYMEGNFERTEKTVFIAGERPKPIRPDDNLRPEGDFERPEKSPFRPAERPKQVRPEDNLRPEGEFTSPEKPQYRPAERPKQIKPEDNLRSEGKFQAPERPEYRTGERPKPIRPDDNLRPEGDFERPEKSPFKPAERPKQIKPEDNLKTEGEFSTPQKPQFKPAERPKQIKPQDNLKPEGDFDRPKPVESIGKGDRAQIVKHADNLRVEGTFERVEKTVYVSGERPKPIKPDDNLRPEGEFSTPEKQTFRPAERPKQIKPQDNLRPEGDFDRPQKSVAGPGERPKPIKHDDNLRPEGTFERPEKAQFKPAERPKQIRPEDNLRTEGEFEKPQKSQFQPAERPKQVKPQDNLQIEGDYNSFKEYTEQKQRKEAILKEVHEPTIADGAVLVTTQTVTTILKGDKKQPTGRQTTTTEVQDQSNHSEESFAHSRNENIQHHRSEHITSSNALTRAQHVESSVNEHDRLTQRSTTNQTQSIHDVSGRNIAESKTNHSHRQMVNGSTVVSGVSQEQRTQHSVQSSSSSSKIHHTSSSMQQQQSTISDTQHLHGTHSQHLNVQHGEPTVQRHSREQVTGSQTSSTSSKVVVDGKVITDKSASNRHATEKLAVDGVVVTDKSFTERQQSGFDGMDSIQQAHYTSGQTVHDSSATNIGSSSTKRAQNQAIRSTTNNITNLEGTNGVHKGSQRNGTAHSQASTVDHATETQVKKLVGGKWVTKTIKTESKASNQQQHQQQGKVHDVSSHRQQGVLTGQISVAEQNKLNQQHSSIGTSSDQHTRSSAHHISVAEQNKLNQQHSSIGTSSEVHAHSSSSTSSSSVVKSHSSSKMVSEKVVQRGTTESVVSAAGSPSGRTGARGGSSIVLGESTVDSASSRRAAQQQSSTTTKLIGGKLVQVASSNDTSNNTSSTAGKSSGVTSTSSTSSNVHHSATNDQSSTSTKSSSSSVMKSSKVESSSTAASSTTSGQQQHHRKNTFASTENVNNAILCRPAQGPVATTTGIALHATNGSASSMSVSGYNQRKSISNLNDSAMYATTNRTSYSSLHRRGKESTEARMQNYVKAVETDTIVGRTVRGQACPPPSLAGLGLGSSTIGTSHGMKGSSNTSTSVTTSSSTASNNQKTLRDYHTAMNVSRSSTKANASSISFGDDKFHGSSSYKVQYIQQHEGRCPAAVHDNLKLSKVTKQHTYYVRDQK, from the exons ATGGGTTTGAACAAGCGTGATAAGCAGGATAAGCTGAAGAGCCAGAGTTTGCTCGATTCCGAGCGATCCTCAcatgacggtggcggtggctcctCGTCGACCACGCGcacggtcgtcgtcgatcacGGTACGATCGTGGTGCCCATCGAAACCGTGGTATCGACTGTTAGCTCCACTAGCAAGCAATCGGCTTCCAGCAAGTCGAGCAGctcgaagcagcaacagatccTGCACAGTTCCACCACCGATGCGGGCAGTATCGCGGAATCGGTGCATCTCAGCACCGAGAAGTCATTCGGAGCGCTGGACGGAGCAGTTGCACCGGTCGGCGCTAGCAAGCTGGCGGAGCAAAAGTTCAGTACGGTGAGCAGTGTGCGCAGTGCGGCTCAAAAGTCGAAACAGATCGATAACATCATCGAAAAGATCCATCACATTGCGAGCGATACGATCAGTACGACCGAGCAGATCACTACGGCCGCCCCACCATCGGCGGCATCGTTCACGCACGGAACGAAGGATGTGACACAGAAGAAAACGGTGTTGTTGGGTGACAGTGGGGCACAACAGAGTGGCAGTAGTGGCGTGGCGGGTGGCGATACTGTCAGTCAGCAACAAGTGATAACCACCGTCGTGCCGAGTAAGATCGAGTTCACAACAGTGGCCTTCGAAGGTAGTGCCCATAACagtagcaacatcagcagcagcagcagccacaccagcaacatcgtcagtggcagcagcagtagcaatacCAGTGCCATAAATCAGCAAACTCGGTCACACGGTGCAGTGCGCAGTGAGAGGATGATGTCCGAGTCCAGTgccactcagcagcagcaaagcgaaTCGCGATCAAGTAAAAGTGAGCACTCGAGCTCTACGgtgcaatcgtcgtcgtcgtcgtcgtcaacgatGAAATCCTCTTCGTCGAAGAAATCACACTCCGAAGCCCACAGCAAGAGCCTAGTGTCGGGTGAAACGGCACACTCGTCCCTGCGATCGCAGAAACATCTGATCGATGGGGCTGATGTACAGAATGGTGGCACCGTGTTAGGTGTGTCGTCTACGATCACTACTGCTCCAGATCATTCCACGTACGATCAGCAATCATTCCATACGATCGGTGCGGATGGTAGCAGGAAGCAGGTCGACAGCCAGAGCTACTCGATGGCCAAGAGTCAAGCGCCGACAACGAAAATCCTGCACGATGCAGCCGGTAATCAAATCACCAGCACGTCTGCCTCGTATCAGTCGGCCCAAGGACACAGTACCTCATCCTTCCAAACATCGGGTACGCACGATCACAAAGCCCTCGATTCGAAGCTCCATCAAGCCATCAACACCAGCTCAGCCATTTCGTCCTCACACCGTGACGAACGCGTgtcatccacatccacatcgTCTGCTGTAaactcgtcctcctcgtcctccgacAAGAGGTTCTCCGTGATCGATTCAACAACATTGGAGAACTACTCTACTAAGGCAGAGCAAGACTCCAGTAGTGCCCAGCACTCGAGCATGTTGATGAAGAATGCATCCGCACACACCGTGGCTAGCCTATCGTCAGCGCACGATTCGCTCGATAGCACGATCCAAAGCACACAGCTGGTGACGGAATCGAGCCAAATGGCagaccaccgacagcagcacctGGAATCGAGCAAAACCATCGAGTCAGCATCGCACTACGAGCAGATGgacgaaagcagcagctcacgGCGCAAGACGTCCGAGTTCCGTGAGCAGCGTGAGTCCAATGCCGCCATTCTGAAGCGCAAAATCTACGACGAAAGTGGACGCCGGTTGAACTTGATCGATGAAAAGATCGTACCGAAGGACATTGTCACTGCTGACCTGCAGGACGATGTCACGAACGTGACGAAAACGTCGTTCGAGGCGAAACTGTTCAACCCGACGCTGAAGCGCTGGGAACTGGTAGACCAGAAGACCATCCTGGAAAAAGACATCACCACCGAGATACCGGTAGAGATTGTCAAGGAGCTGGAGGTGGAGCGTCCCGAGCTGGctaacatcaccaccacaataCAGCTGACGAAG GTTTACGATGCCAAGACGAAGCAATGGAAAACGGTGGACCAAAAGAAACATATCGATGTGGTGGAGAAGATCACCTACCTCGAGGAAAATTCGGGCCGCTCCGAACTCAACGAATCGGAACACTCGAAAAACCTCCGATCAATGGACATGGTG GACCGCGTTACAATCAAAGAAGTGCAAGATCTGAGCGAagagaagcggcagcagctcaACAAATCGAAGAAACGTGTCGACGAGCGGACCACTCAGGAGCAGTGCATCTGCGAGATCTGTACATGTGG ACGACACAATTGCTTCAATTGCGGCAGTGGTACAGTATCTACTCAGACAAAGTCTTCAAAGTACATCTCATCGAGCAATTCGGAAAATTTTTACCATCAAG AAAATTTCACATCTGAGCTCAATGAAGAATCATCGACGATTCGAAGGGGAACGTGGACTAAGGAAGACGCTGAGCAGCATCAGACGAACCGCAGGGAGTCCTACACAATtgagcacagcagcacagagAACGATGTGTCCGGGCGCCGACTGACATGGACAAAGGATGACTTCGAAGCTGTTGATATTAGCAAAATTAAGGGCGAACGCCCCAAGCCGATCCGTCACGAAGACAACCTTAAACCAGAAGGTCAATTCTACGCACCGGAGCGCCAGGGTTACACGCCAGGAGAGCGTGTAAGACCGATCAAACATGATGATAATTTACGGCCCGAAGGAGCATTCTCAGCACCGGAAAAGCCAGAATATCGGTCTGGAGAAAGACCTAAGCCAGTTAGACCGCAAGATAACCTCAAACCAGAAGGTGAATTCGAACGACCTCAAAAACCATCAGTTGGCAAACCAGAACGGTCACAGCCTGTGCGCCATGACGACAACCTGCGTCCGGAAGGAGACTTCGAGCGTCCAGAGAAGTCGCCATTCAGACCAGCCGAGCGTCCTAAGCAAGTTCGTCCCGATGATAATCTGCGCCCAGAAGGAGACTTCGAGCGTCCAGAGAAGTCATCTTTCAGACCTGCTGAACGACCGAAGCAAATCAAAC CTGAGGATAATCTGCGTCCGGAAGGCGACTTCCAGACTCCTCAGCGCCCAGAATATCGATCAGGAGAGCGACCGAAGCCAATTCGCCATGACGACAATCTACGTCCGGAAGGAGACTTCGAGCGTCCAGAGAAGTCGCCATTCAGAC CTGCTGAGCGTCCGAAGCAGGTTCGTCCCGATGATAATCTGCGTCCGGAAGGAGACTTCGAGCGTCCAGAGAAGTCACCTTTCAGAC CTgccgagcgaccgaagcagGTTCGCCCAGAGGATAATCTGCGCCCTGAAGGAGAATTCACATCGCCAGAAAAGCCTCAATACAGACCTGCTGAGCGACCGAAGCAAATCAAACCTGAGGATAATCTGCGTCCGGAAGGCGACTTCCAAACTCCTGAGCGCCCAGAATATCGATCAGGAGAGCGACCGAAGCCAATTCGCCATGACGATAATCTACGTCCGGAAGGAGACTTCGAGCGTCCAGAGAAGTCGCCATTCAGACCTGCTGAGCGTCCGAAGCAG GTTCGTCCAGAGGATAATCTGCGTCCGGAAGGAGACTTTGACAAGCCTCAGAAGCCAGAATATCGATCAGCTGAGCGGCCGAAACAAGTGCGACCTCAGGATAATCTCAAACCTGAGGGAGATTTCGAAAGACCACAACCTACAGTCGTTGGAAAAGCTGAACGAGCTCAAATCATTCGTCATGAAGATAACCTTTACATGGAAGGAAACTTTGAGCGCACTGAGAAAACTGTCTTTATTGCTGGAGAGCGGCCGAAGCCAATTCGTCCCGACGATAATCTGCGTCCAGAAGGTGACTTCGAGCGTCCAGAGAAGTCACCATTCAGACCTGCTGAGCGACCGAAGCAGGTTCGTCCAGAGGATAATCTGCGCCCTGAAGGAGAATTCACATCGCCAGAAAAGCCTCAATACAGACCTGCTGAGCGACCGAAGCAAATCAAACCTGAGGATAATCTGCGTCCAGAAGGCGACTTCCAGACTCCTGAGCGCCCAGAATATCGATCAGGAGAGCGACCGAAGCCAATTCGTCCCGACGATAATCTACGTCCGGAAGGAGACTTCGAGCGCCCAGAGAAGTCGCCATTCAGACCTGCTGAGCGTCCGAAGCAGGTTCGTCCCGACGATAATCTGCGTCCAGAAGGAGATTTCGAGCGTCCAGAGAAGTCACCATTCAGACCTgccgagcgaccgaagcagGTTCGCCCAGAGGATAATCTGCGCCCTGAAGGAGAATTCACATCGCCAGAAAAGCCTCAATACAGACCTGCTGAGCGACCGAAGCAAATCAAACCTGAGGATAATCTGCGTCCGGAAGGCGACTTCCAGACTCCTGAGCGCCCAGAATATCGATCAGGAGAGCGACCGAAGCCAATTCGTCCCGACGATAATCTACGTCCGGAAGGAGACTTCGAGCGCCCAGAGAAGTCGCCATTCAGACCTGCTGAGCGTCCGAAGCAGGTTCGTCCCGACGATAATCTGCGTCCAGAAGGAGATTTCGAACGTCCAGAGAAGTCACCATTCAGACCTGCAGAGCGACCGAAGCAGGTTCGTCCAGAGGATAATCTGCGTCCTGAAGGAGAATTCACATCGCCAGAAAAGCCTCAATACAGACCTGCTGAGCGACCGAAGCAAATCAAACCTGAGGATAATCTGCGTCCGGAAGGCGACTTCCAAACTCCTGAGCGCCCAGAATATCGATCAGGAGAGCGACCGAAGCCAATTCGCCATGACGATAATCTACGTCCGGAAGGAGACTTCGAGCGTCCAGAGAAGTCGCCATTCAGACCTGCTGAGCGTCCGAAGCAGGTTCGTCCGGATGATAATCTGCGTCCGGAAGGAGACTTCGAGCGTCCAGAGAAGTCACCTTTCAGACCTGCTGAGCGACCGAAGCAGGTTCGTCCAGAGGATAATCTGCGTCCGGAAGGAGACTTTGACAAGCCTCAGAAGCCAGAATATCGATCAGCTGAGCGGCCGAAACAAGTGCGACCTCAGGATAATCTCAAACCAGAGGGAGATTTCGAAAGACCACAACCTACAGTCGTTGGAAAAGCTGAACGAGCTCAAATCATTCGTCATGAAGATAACCTCTACATGGAAGGAAACTTTGAGCGTACTGAGAAAACTGTCTTTATTGCTGGAGAGCGGCCGAAGCCAATTCGTCCCGACGATAATCTGCGTCCAGAAGGAGACTTCGAGCGTCCAGAGAAGTCACCATTCAGACCTGCTGAGCGACCGAAGCAGGTTCGTCCAGAGGATAATCTGCGCCCTGAAGGAGAATTCACATCGCCAGAAAAGCCTCAATACAGACCTGCTGAGCGGCCGAAGCAAATCAAACCTGAGGATAATCTGCGTCCGGAAGGCGACTTCCAGACTCCTGAACGCCCAGAATATCGATCAGGAGAGCGACCGAAGCCAATTCGCCATGACGATAATCTACGTCCGGAAGGAGACTTCGAGCGTCCAGAGAAGTCGCCATTCAGACCTGCTGAGCGTCCGAAGCAGGTTCGTCCCGACGATAATCTGCGTCCGGAAGGAGACTTCGAGCGTCCAGAGAAGTCACCTTTCAGACCTGCTGAGCGACCGAAGCAGGTTCGTCCAGAGGATAATCTGCGTCCGGAAGGAGACTTTGACAAGCCTCAGAAGCCAGAATATCGATCAGCTGAGCGGCCGAAACAAGTGCGACCTCAGGATAATCTCAAACCAGAGGGAGATTTCGAAAGACCACAACCTACAGTCGTTGGAAAAGCTGAACGAGCTCAAATCATTCGTCATGAAGATAACCTCTACATGGAAGGAAACTTTGAGCGTACTGAGAAAACTGTCTTTATTGCTGGAGAGCGGCCGAAGCCAATTCGTCCCGACGATAATCTGCGTCCAGAAGGAGACTTCGAGCGTCCAGAGAAGTCACCTTTCAGACCTGCTGAGCGACCGAAGCAGGTTCGTCCAGAGGATAATCTGCGTCCTGAAGGAGAATTCACATCGCCAGAAAAGCCTCAATACAGACCTGCTGAGCGACCGAAGCAAATCAAACCTGAGGATAATCTGCGTTCGGAAGGAAAATTCCAGGCTCCCGAGCGTCCAGAATACCGTACAGGCGAGCGGCCTAAACCAATTCGCCCCGATGATAATCTGCGTCCAGAAGGGGACTTTGAACGTCCCGAAAAGTCTCCCTTTAAACCTGCTGAGCGACCGAAGCAGATTAAGCCTGAGGACAATTTGAAAACAGAAGGAGAATTTTCAACACCGCAGAAACCTCAATTCAAACCAGCTGAAAGACCGAAGCAAATTAAGCCACAAGATAACTTGAAGCCTGAGGGAGATTTCGATCGGCCTAAGCCTGTCGAAAGTATCGGAAAGGGAGATCGGGCTCAAATTGTGAAACATGCGGATAATCTGCGCGTAGAGGGTACTTTTGAAAGGGTAGAGAAAACCGTTTATGTTTCAGGGGAGCGACCAAAACCCATTAAGCCGGACGATAACCTACGTCCAGAGGGAGAGTTTTCGACGCCCGAAAAGCAAACGTTCCGGCCTGCAGAACgaccaaaacaaatcaaaccacAGGACAATCTCCGACCAGAAGGTGATTTTGATCGGCCACAAAAGTCGGTTGCCGGACCAGGCGAGAGGCCGAAGCCGATCAAACATGATGACAACCTGCGTCCCGAAGGTACTTTCGAAAGACCGGAAAAGGCTCAATTTAAACCTGCAGAACGACCGAAGCAAATTCGTCCTGAAGATAATCTGCGCACCGAAGGTGAATTCGAGAAGCCACAGAAATCACAGTTCCAGCCAGCGGAGCGTCCAAAACAGGTGAAGCCACAGGACAATCTTCAAATTGAGGGCGATTATAATTCTTTCAAGGAGTACACTGAACAGAAACAACGCAAGGAAGCGATACTGAAGGAGGTACATGAACCAACCATTGCCGATGGAGCCGTGCTCGTGACAACACAAACGGTTACCACCATTTTAAAGGGAGACAAGAAACAACCAACCGGAAGAcagactactactactgaggTACAGGATCAATCCAATCATTCTGAGGAAAGCTTCGCTCACAGTCGTAACGAGAACATCCAGCACCATCGAAGTGAGCACATCACTAGCTCCAACGCCCTGACTAGGGCACAACACGTTGAATCTAGTGTCAACGAACATGATCGCCTCACGCAACGATCCACAACGAACCAAACCCAATCGATTCATGACGTTTCGGGCCGAAATATTGCCGAATCGAAGACCAACCACAGCCACCGACAGATGGTCAATGGATCGACGGTTGTGAGCGGAGTTTCTCAAGAACAGCGTACACAGCACAGCGTacagtcatcgtcgtccagtTCCAAGATCCATCACACAAGCTCCTcgatgcagcaacaacagtccACAATCAGTGACACGCAGCATCTTCACGGTACTCACTCGCAGCATCTTAACGTCCAGCATGGCGAACCCACCGTTCAGCGTCATTCACGAGAACAAGTAACTGGTTCCCAGACGTCCTCAACCAGCAGTAAGGTGGTTGTAGATGGAAAAGTTATCACAGATAAGTCAGCATCCAACAGACACGCTACCGAGAAACTGGCTGTCGATGGTGTCGTAGTAACGGACAAGAGCTTCACAGAGCGACAGCAAAGTGGTTTTGATGGAATGGACAGCATCCAACAGGCACATTACACCAGCGGTCAAACTGTGCACGATTCCAGTGCTACTAACATCGGAAGTAGCTCGACGAAGCGCGCGCAAAATCAGGCCATTCGATctacaacaaacaacattaCCAACCTGGAAGGTACCAATGGCGTTCACAAGGGATCCCAGCGCAATGGAACCGCTCATAGCCAAGCGTCCACGGTCGACCATGCTACGGAAACTCAGGTTAAGAAACTGGTCGGTGGTAAATGGGTTACGAAGACGATCAAGACTGAGAGTAAAgcaagcaaccagcagcagcaccaacagcaaggAAAGGTGCACGATGTTTCATCTCATCGTCAACAGGGAGTGCTTACCGGTCAGATATCGGTAGCTGAACAGAACAAACTAAATCAACAACATAGCTCGATTGGTACCTCGTCCGATCAGCATACTCGCAGCTCCGCACACCACATATCGGTAgcggaacaaaacaaattgaacCAGCAGCACAGTTCGATCGGTACCTCTTCGGAAGTGCATGCTCATAGCAGCTCGTCGACTTCTAGCTCTTCGGTTGTGAAATCACATTCAAGCAGTAAGATGGTTAGCGAAAAGGTAGTTCAACGTGGAACTACCGAGAGCGTAGTTTCGGCGGCCGGATCACCCTCGGGTCGTACCGGAGCTCGCGGAGGATCCAGCATCGTACTGGGAGAATCCACCGTTGACAGCGCTTCATCGCGACGCGCGGCACAGCAGCAATCATCTACCACCACGAAACTAATCGGCGGTAAACTCGTGCAAGTTGCCTCGTCTAACgataccagcaacaacacgtCCAGCACGGCGGGTAAGTCATCCGGCGTGACATCTACATCCAGCACATCCAGCAACGTTCATCATTCCGCAACCAACGATCAATCATCGACCTCGACGAAGAGTTCCTCGTCGAGCGTGATGAAGTCGAGCAAGGTTGAATCCAGCAGCACGGCCGCTTCATCCACTACAagtggccaacagcagcaccatcgcaAGAACACGTTCGCCTCCACGGAGAACGTTAATAATGCCATTCTGTGCCGACCAGCGCAGGGACCGGTGGCGACAACGACCGGTATCGCGCTGCATGCCACGAACGgcagtgccagcagcatgAGCGTCTCCGGATACAACCAGCGCAAGAGCATCTCGAACCTCAACGATAGCGCCATGTACGCGACGACGAACCGGACCAGCTACAGCTCGTTGCATCGACGCGGAAAGGAATCGACCGAGGCAAGAATGCAGAACTACGTGAAAGCCGTCGAGACGGATACCATCGTTGGTCGGACGGTTAGAGGACAAGCCTGCCCTCCACCATCGCTGGCAGGGCTCGGTCTGGGCAGTAGCACTATCGGTACCAGCCACGGCATGAaaggtagcagcaacaccagcacatcGGTAACCACGAGCAGTTCGACGGCGTCGAACAATCAGAAGACTCTTCGCGATTACCATACCGCTATGAACGTCTCGCGAAGCTCCACGAAAGCCAACGCTTCCAGCATTTCGTTTGGCGATGATAAGTTCCATGGATCGAGCTCCTACAAGGTGCAGTACATCCAGCAACACGAAGGACGTTGCCCCGCGGCCGTACACGACAATCTGAAGCTGTCCAAAGTCACCAAGCAACACACGTACTACGTCCGGGACCAGAAGTag